The Anaeromusa acidaminophila DSM 3853 genome includes a region encoding these proteins:
- a CDS encoding DUF3343 domain-containing protein, with the protein MPYWVITFPSVYQAYRAEKLLTQAGLSGKLIAVPRQLSGSCEGLALRLDSEEAARQAVERLKQAGVPLLKEAFSIAE; encoded by the coding sequence ATGCCATATTGGGTAATCACGTTTCCTTCGGTGTATCAAGCGTATCGGGCGGAAAAATTGTTGACCCAGGCAGGCTTGTCTGGAAAACTGATCGCCGTACCGCGACAGCTAAGCGGTTCTTGTGAAGGTTTGGCGTTGCGCCTGGACTCGGAAGAAGCGGCGCGCCAAGCGGTGGAACGTTTAAAGCAAGCCGGAGTGCCATTGTTGAAGGAAGCGTTTTCGATTGCAGAATGA
- a CDS encoding sulfurtransferase TusA family protein: MKSLDMRGLSCPIPLMKTKEAMDAGEVDIEVLVDEPAAWENIGKLAASQGWKWICAAGESEWTLTLRKNG; encoded by the coding sequence ATGAAGAGTCTGGACATGAGAGGTCTTAGCTGTCCTATTCCGTTAATGAAAACGAAAGAAGCCATGGATGCCGGGGAAGTGGACATTGAAGTCTTGGTAGACGAACCGGCAGCTTGGGAAAATATTGGAAAGCTGGCTGCATCTCAAGGTTGGAAGTGGATTTGTGCCGCCGGAGAGAGCGAATGGACGCTGACACTGCGCAAAAATGGCTAA
- a CDS encoding putative manganese-dependent inorganic diphosphatase, whose product MAKPIYAIGHRNPDTDSICAAIGYAHLKQALGENVVAARAGKINAETKYALEQFRLEEPLLLPDLNPRVKDIMCTDYLSVAPETTLRELGKLMQCGNVKSVPVVVGDNQLVGILSVSDLAKLYFNELQMPDDLAESGVDYAAVQRVLDAKVLCGDDLLNRTLAGRVRIASGTSAAVSRVIKAGDIVLTADRREAHLSCLDLNVGALVVTGDYAVDEEVLAKAKQQGVLVLQTAYDTYTSARLINQSTPVRAIMQAKVLSFKPTDLINDITGPIAATNYRNYPVVENGRLVGLVDRDKLIMPEPERVILVDHNETAQAVEGIEEAKILEIIDHHRLGGLTTSEPILIRQEPVGCTSTIVANMHWNLEIDIPKDIAGVLLSAIISDTVLFKSPTATAVDRAAAEKLAAIAGVSLEEYGMAMLKAGSGLQDMTPPEITQTDLKEFRMGDYRMTIAQLSVMDVSEVLALRQELLHSMEQTRAKGGYDMALLMITDILTEATHLAYVGQPVELIERAFGSKGEDQVVYLPGVMSRKKQIVPPLTEAAKV is encoded by the coding sequence ATGGCGAAACCGATTTATGCTATTGGACATCGCAATCCGGATACGGATTCGATTTGCGCTGCCATTGGCTATGCGCATTTAAAGCAAGCGTTAGGGGAAAATGTGGTGGCGGCTCGGGCTGGCAAAATTAATGCCGAAACGAAGTACGCCTTAGAACAGTTTCGCCTGGAGGAACCGCTGCTCTTGCCGGATCTCAATCCGCGGGTAAAAGATATTATGTGTACCGATTATCTTTCGGTGGCGCCGGAAACGACGCTGCGGGAATTAGGAAAGCTGATGCAATGCGGCAATGTCAAATCGGTGCCTGTTGTAGTAGGGGATAATCAACTGGTCGGTATTTTATCTGTGAGCGATTTGGCAAAATTGTATTTTAATGAGCTGCAGATGCCGGATGATTTGGCGGAAAGCGGCGTAGACTATGCTGCAGTGCAGCGGGTGCTGGACGCTAAAGTTCTTTGCGGCGATGATTTGCTGAATCGTACCTTGGCCGGGCGGGTGCGGATTGCCTCGGGAACGTCGGCGGCGGTATCTCGCGTTATTAAGGCGGGAGATATTGTTTTGACGGCGGATCGCCGGGAAGCCCACTTGTCTTGTTTGGACCTGAACGTAGGCGCTTTGGTGGTTACCGGAGACTATGCGGTGGATGAAGAAGTTTTGGCAAAAGCCAAGCAGCAAGGCGTACTTGTGCTGCAAACGGCTTATGACACGTATACTTCGGCGCGGCTGATTAATCAGAGTACGCCTGTACGGGCGATCATGCAGGCCAAGGTGCTTTCTTTTAAACCTACCGATTTGATTAATGACATCACAGGACCCATTGCCGCGACGAACTACCGGAACTATCCGGTAGTAGAAAATGGCCGTTTGGTAGGCCTGGTGGATCGGGATAAGCTGATTATGCCGGAGCCGGAGCGGGTTATTTTGGTGGACCATAACGAAACAGCGCAAGCGGTGGAAGGTATTGAAGAGGCGAAGATTCTGGAAATCATCGATCATCATCGTTTGGGCGGTTTGACGACAAGCGAGCCTATTCTAATTCGTCAGGAACCGGTAGGCTGTACGTCAACCATTGTAGCCAATATGCATTGGAATTTGGAAATTGACATTCCTAAGGATATTGCCGGCGTGCTCTTGTCCGCCATCATTTCCGATACGGTGCTCTTTAAGTCGCCTACGGCGACTGCTGTGGATCGAGCGGCTGCAGAAAAGCTGGCGGCCATTGCCGGAGTTTCTTTGGAAGAGTACGGCATGGCGATGCTGAAAGCGGGTTCCGGGCTGCAGGATATGACACCGCCGGAAATCACGCAAACTGACTTGAAGGAATTTCGGATGGGCGATTACCGCATGACCATTGCGCAACTGTCGGTGATGGATGTGAGCGAGGTATTGGCGCTACGGCAGGAACTGCTGCACAGTATGGAGCAGACCCGGGCCAAGGGCGGCTACGATATGGCGCTTTTGATGATTACCGATATATTGACTGAAGCAACGCATTTGGCCTATGTTGGGCAGCCGGTGGAGTTAATTGAGAGAGCTTTTGGCAGCAAAGGCGAAGATCAGGTAGTGTATTTGCCAGGGGTTATGTCGCGGAAAAAGCAAATTGTGCCTCCGCTGACAGAAGCGGCCAAAGTATAA
- the ligA gene encoding NAD-dependent DNA ligase LigA, which yields MAGLTASQEGAARQEMEELRQRLQEYSYHYYVLDAPVVEDAEFDSLLQRLQQLEEAYPQWKTEDSPTQRIGAAVASGFSKVRHLEPMKSLANAFSASELQAFHARVTGALERQDVQYVVEPKIDGLAINLCYQDGMLRWAATRGDGVEGEDVTANVRTIRSIPLKLRPVNGVVPKLLEVRGEVFMPRKSFQRLNEEKEENGEPPFANPRNAAAGSLRQMDPQVTADRELDAFLYGHGACEGLTWQAHSEFLNYLKEAGFKVNPLYRLCATMDEVVARCEEWDTLRHELPYETDGLVVKVDSLAAQQQLGSTAKDPRWAMAYKFPAEQALTVLLDIEIGVGRTGVLTPTAVLEPVRLAGTTVSRASLHNEDYLREKDIRIGDTVRIHKAGEIIPEVLGVLTEKRTGSERVFSIPKECPECGGPVERMAGEVAHRCVNPACPALLREGLIHFSSRDAMNIDGLGPAVVQALLKAGLIKDAADFYLLRLEDVAALERMGEKSAANLLAAIEASKQAGLSRLLFALGMRHVGVKAARTLARAFGSMEALQQADEATLTALPEVGAKMAASIREYLQKDTVKLLVTRLQEAGVVMTEEMTQEAGANRLQGLTFVLTGTLPSLSRQEAGTLIEAQGGKVSGSVSKKTSYVVAGEAAGSKLEKAQTLGVKVLDEAALLALLAE from the coding sequence GTGGCAGGATTGACTGCCTCGCAGGAAGGCGCAGCGCGCCAGGAAATGGAAGAGCTGCGGCAGCGGCTTCAGGAATACAGCTATCATTATTACGTGCTGGACGCGCCGGTGGTGGAGGATGCGGAATTCGACAGCCTGCTGCAGCGGTTGCAGCAACTGGAAGAAGCCTATCCGCAGTGGAAAACGGAAGATTCGCCTACGCAGCGGATTGGAGCGGCGGTAGCCAGCGGCTTTAGCAAGGTGCGGCATTTAGAGCCGATGAAAAGCTTGGCCAACGCCTTTAGCGCCTCCGAATTGCAGGCCTTCCATGCTCGCGTGACGGGAGCCTTGGAGCGTCAGGATGTTCAATACGTTGTGGAACCCAAGATTGATGGTCTGGCGATTAATCTTTGCTATCAAGACGGCATGCTACGGTGGGCGGCGACTCGGGGGGACGGTGTAGAGGGCGAAGACGTGACCGCTAATGTGCGTACTATTCGTTCCATTCCGCTGAAGCTGCGGCCGGTAAACGGCGTGGTACCAAAGCTGCTTGAAGTGCGCGGTGAAGTCTTTATGCCTCGAAAATCGTTTCAGCGTCTGAACGAGGAGAAGGAAGAAAACGGCGAACCTCCTTTTGCCAATCCGCGCAATGCGGCGGCTGGTTCTTTGCGGCAGATGGATCCGCAAGTGACCGCTGACCGGGAGCTGGACGCTTTTTTATACGGACATGGAGCTTGCGAGGGGTTAACTTGGCAAGCGCACTCGGAGTTTTTGAACTATTTGAAGGAAGCTGGCTTTAAGGTGAATCCGTTGTATCGGCTTTGCGCTACGATGGATGAAGTGGTGGCGCGCTGCGAAGAATGGGATACCTTGCGCCATGAGCTGCCTTATGAAACCGATGGCTTGGTAGTAAAGGTGGATTCTCTGGCAGCGCAGCAGCAGTTGGGGAGTACGGCGAAGGACCCGCGGTGGGCGATGGCTTATAAATTTCCGGCGGAGCAAGCCTTGACGGTACTGCTCGATATTGAAATCGGCGTGGGTCGCACGGGGGTTTTGACGCCTACAGCCGTGCTGGAGCCGGTGCGTTTGGCAGGAACTACCGTTAGCAGGGCGTCGCTGCATAATGAAGATTATTTGCGAGAAAAAGACATCCGTATAGGGGATACTGTACGTATTCATAAAGCAGGAGAAATTATCCCGGAAGTGCTGGGTGTGTTGACGGAAAAAAGAACAGGCTCAGAACGCGTCTTTTCAATACCGAAAGAGTGTCCCGAATGCGGCGGACCGGTAGAGCGGATGGCAGGGGAAGTGGCGCATCGCTGCGTCAATCCGGCGTGTCCGGCCCTTTTACGAGAAGGGTTGATTCATTTTTCCTCTCGCGACGCGATGAATATTGACGGCCTGGGGCCGGCAGTGGTGCAAGCTTTGCTCAAGGCGGGTTTAATAAAGGACGCTGCTGATTTTTACTTGCTGCGGCTAGAAGATGTTGCGGCGTTAGAACGTATGGGAGAAAAGTCGGCCGCCAATCTCTTAGCCGCCATTGAAGCCAGTAAACAGGCGGGTTTGTCTAGACTGCTCTTTGCGCTGGGCATGCGTCATGTAGGAGTTAAAGCGGCGCGGACGCTGGCTAGAGCGTTTGGTTCTATGGAAGCGCTGCAGCAAGCGGATGAAGCGACGCTGACGGCGCTGCCGGAAGTGGGCGCTAAAATGGCTGCCAGTATCCGTGAGTATTTGCAAAAGGATACGGTTAAGCTGCTGGTGACGCGGCTGCAAGAAGCCGGCGTAGTGATGACGGAGGAAATGACCCAAGAAGCAGGCGCTAACCGGCTGCAAGGTCTGACCTTTGTGCTTACCGGCACGTTGCCGTCGCTGAGCCGCCAGGAAGCAGGAACGCTGATTGAGGCGCAAGGCGGCAAGGTCAGCGGCAGTGTCAGTAAAAAAACCAGTTATGTCGTGGCCGGCGAGGCTGCAGGAAGCAAGCTGGAAAAGGCGCAGACTCTGGGCGTTAAAGTCTTGGACGAAGCGGCGCTCTTGGCGCTGTTGGCGGAATAA
- a CDS encoding nicotinate-nucleotide--dimethylbenzimidazole phosphoribosyltransferase, translated as MKKEQTIEQIIASVGPMDAAALERCQTRLDNLTKPLGSLHHLEFLALKLAGVTGQHRPALSQKQSILVVAADHGIAKSLFEEEKTTAQRVADACRLNSPLRSFAAKNSAEVIVVNAGLREKIIHEQVLQASLALGTCDWRQGPALEQDMVVEALCLGVSLAQAEADKGVRILGLGSIAKGGMLSALILLAVLGGGVPASLRKQATVSEKIAKQLVLVEKAFASYNGETEAKAVLSRFGGLETAVLCGAILGGAARGMLLVLDGLETAAAALAAAQMQPLVKNYLIAPHVAAEPGFQEMLFLLGLPSYLQLQLQQSEGIGAVLGMSLLRASLHMLNDMRTFGEAAVAVAQDGPGAERQSHAVRD; from the coding sequence ATGAAAAAGGAACAAACGATCGAACAAATTATTGCGTCAGTAGGTCCGATGGATGCAGCGGCGCTAGAACGCTGCCAAACGCGCTTGGACAATTTGACTAAGCCGTTAGGAAGCTTGCATCATTTGGAGTTTTTAGCGTTAAAGCTAGCGGGTGTAACAGGACAGCATCGTCCGGCATTATCTCAGAAACAGTCAATTTTAGTAGTGGCGGCGGATCATGGTATTGCGAAGTCGCTGTTTGAAGAGGAGAAGACAACGGCCCAGCGTGTAGCAGACGCCTGCCGGTTAAACAGTCCTCTGCGCAGTTTTGCAGCGAAAAATTCTGCCGAAGTGATCGTGGTGAATGCTGGGCTGCGTGAAAAAATTATTCATGAGCAGGTGCTGCAGGCATCCCTGGCTTTGGGGACCTGCGATTGGCGTCAAGGACCGGCGCTGGAGCAAGACATGGTTGTTGAAGCTCTTTGTTTAGGGGTTTCTCTGGCGCAAGCGGAGGCGGACAAAGGCGTGCGGATTTTAGGTCTAGGCAGTATTGCCAAAGGAGGTATGCTTTCTGCCTTGATTTTGCTAGCTGTTTTAGGCGGAGGAGTTCCCGCTTCACTGCGAAAGCAAGCGACTGTAAGCGAAAAGATCGCGAAGCAATTGGTCTTGGTGGAAAAAGCTTTTGCTTCGTATAATGGCGAAACAGAAGCAAAAGCCGTATTAAGCCGTTTTGGAGGTTTGGAAACGGCCGTTTTATGTGGGGCGATTTTAGGCGGAGCAGCTAGAGGCATGTTGTTGGTTCTTGACGGGCTTGAGACGGCTGCGGCTGCCTTAGCGGCGGCGCAAATGCAGCCGTTGGTAAAGAACTATCTGATTGCGCCACATGTTGCTGCGGAACCTGGATTTCAGGAAATGTTATTTTTGCTGGGGCTGCCAAGCTACTTGCAATTGCAGTTGCAGCAAAGCGAAGGTATTGGCGCTGTACTGGGAATGTCTCTTTTGCGGGCGTCTTTGCATATGCTGAATGATATGAGAACCTTTGGAGAAGCGGCTGTGGCGGTGGCCCAAGACGGGCCGGGGGCTGAGCGGCAGAGTCATGCAGTACGAGACTAA
- the gatC gene encoding Asp-tRNA(Asn)/Glu-tRNA(Gln) amidotransferase subunit GatC, with translation MKIDKKDVEKVALLSRLEFSESELETFTGQLNSILDYAEMMENLDVADVKPTAHVLPLQNVLRKDEVRPSLDHDLALSNAPEAEDGYFKVPKIVEG, from the coding sequence ATGAAAATCGATAAAAAAGATGTAGAAAAAGTAGCTCTCTTGTCGCGTCTGGAGTTTTCCGAAAGCGAACTGGAGACCTTTACCGGGCAGCTCAATTCCATTCTGGATTACGCAGAAATGATGGAAAACTTGGATGTAGCGGATGTCAAGCCGACGGCGCATGTGCTTCCTTTGCAGAACGTGTTGCGCAAAGATGAAGTGCGCCCTTCGTTGGATCATGATTTGGCGCTTTCTAATGCGCCCGAAGCCGAAGATGGCTACTTTAAGGTTCCCAAGATTGTAGAAGGTTAG
- a CDS encoding tRNA 2-thiocytidine biosynthesis TtcA family protein, giving the protein MTTTIHNLPKAYFSRLLRGVLEFDLIEEGDRILIGLSGGKDSLFLAFALAALQKVSVKPFQLAALTLDAGFAPNFPQETLASFCAKLDIPFHFIQADIASIIEENQGKDPCFTCAFFRRGAINRFASEHGFQKVAYAHHHDDAVETLLMNLLHSGQIGTFLPKTILERSGVTVIRPLLFFREAELRDAWTLHGQEPIPNPCPFNGKTQRQATKELIASLASQNPSIYDHLAAAMREDSVHELWPKEATRSELKEKNLLFWKKPLIKTKQENRSN; this is encoded by the coding sequence ATGACGACGACAATTCACAACTTGCCGAAAGCCTACTTCAGCCGCCTGTTAAGGGGCGTCCTTGAATTCGATCTAATTGAGGAAGGGGACCGCATCCTTATTGGCCTTTCCGGCGGCAAAGACAGCTTGTTTTTGGCATTTGCCCTAGCAGCGCTGCAAAAAGTATCGGTTAAACCTTTTCAATTGGCGGCGTTGACTCTCGACGCCGGCTTTGCTCCAAACTTCCCGCAGGAAACATTAGCCTCTTTTTGCGCCAAACTGGATATTCCCTTTCATTTTATTCAGGCGGATATTGCCTCCATCATTGAAGAAAACCAAGGAAAAGATCCTTGCTTTACTTGCGCCTTTTTCCGTCGCGGCGCCATTAACCGCTTTGCCTCCGAACACGGCTTTCAAAAAGTCGCTTATGCCCACCATCACGATGACGCCGTAGAAACCTTGCTGATGAACCTGCTCCATTCCGGACAAATCGGCACCTTCCTACCGAAGACGATTTTGGAGCGCAGCGGCGTCACTGTGATTCGCCCCTTGCTTTTTTTCCGCGAAGCGGAACTGCGCGACGCTTGGACGCTGCACGGTCAAGAACCCATCCCCAACCCTTGCCCTTTTAACGGCAAAACGCAACGCCAAGCCACCAAGGAACTCATCGCTTCTCTGGCTTCACAAAACCCATCTATTTACGACCATTTGGCCGCCGCCATGCGCGAAGACTCCGTACACGAGCTCTGGCCCAAAGAAGCTACCCGCTCAGAATTAAAAGAAAAAAATCTGCTCTTTTGGAAAAAGCCATTGATAAAAACCAAACAAGAGAACCGGAGTAACTGA
- the pcrA gene encoding DNA helicase PcrA has translation MSQLLEGLNPAQAEAVRHTEGPLLIMAGAGSGKTRVLTCRIAYLLEQGVAPSSILAITFTNKAALEMKERVNKMVGDVSRHLWLSTFHAFCARFLRLEIESLGMYNRNFVIYDAGDTLVLIKECLKELNLDDKQYIPRSMQGLISNAKNALQDAGEYARNADNFRAKQEAELYELYQKKLVQNNALDFDDLLLLAVRILETKPDVLQRYQTRFSHILIDEYQDTNRAQYLLAKHLAAHHRNLCVVGDADQSIYGWRGADIRNILDFERDYPETKVIKLEQNYRSTEVILEAANAVIANNSNRKPKDLWTDIAGGEPITCYEAVDERDEARFVAESIQKHRKDESLPYGDMAILYRTNSQSRALEEGLMKHAIPYVMVGNVKFYDRKEIKDIIAYLRVLYNPNSSQDLLRILNVPKRGIGDTTVSKLTDYATRSGMTLFEVISNPDLETGVSPRARKHLDELAGLLFDLMGRTPTVCTYDLVKAVMEESGYVAELQKDEKGEDRLENLQELLTVARDFAIGDMEDNLENFLTRVALVSDVDDAELGDGRVTLMTLHAAKGLEFPVAFLTGLEEGIFPHARTLMNEAEVEEERRICYVGITRAQKKLYVSHAMSRNIYGRSTQFPPSRFLQEMPESGLDHQSGRARFAAAKAALPPRPVVPLHRGGSLGLAPHTQARDSEATHEVWRPGDKAKHGKWGVGTVVSVSGSGEDQTLKVAFEGQGIKTLAVKFAPISKA, from the coding sequence ATGAGCCAACTGTTAGAAGGTCTTAATCCAGCACAAGCGGAGGCGGTGCGCCATACAGAGGGGCCGTTGCTGATTATGGCTGGTGCCGGTTCCGGCAAGACGCGGGTTTTGACCTGTCGGATTGCTTACTTGTTGGAGCAGGGCGTGGCGCCTTCCTCCATCCTAGCTATTACCTTTACAAACAAAGCCGCCCTGGAGATGAAAGAGCGGGTTAATAAAATGGTGGGAGATGTGTCGCGTCATTTATGGCTCAGCACCTTCCATGCTTTTTGTGCGCGCTTTTTGCGGCTAGAAATTGAAAGCTTGGGTATGTACAATCGAAATTTCGTCATTTATGACGCTGGCGATACGCTGGTGTTGATTAAAGAATGCTTGAAAGAGCTTAATCTTGACGACAAGCAGTATATTCCCAGAAGCATGCAAGGTTTGATTTCTAATGCGAAGAACGCCCTGCAAGATGCTGGGGAATATGCTCGAAATGCCGATAATTTCCGCGCTAAACAGGAAGCGGAACTTTATGAACTGTACCAAAAGAAATTAGTACAAAATAACGCTCTTGATTTTGATGATCTGCTGCTCTTGGCGGTACGCATTCTGGAAACAAAGCCGGATGTGCTACAACGCTATCAGACGCGGTTTTCTCATATCTTGATTGACGAATACCAGGATACCAACCGGGCGCAGTATTTGCTGGCTAAACACTTGGCGGCGCATCATCGCAATCTATGCGTAGTAGGCGACGCTGACCAGAGCATCTATGGCTGGCGCGGTGCGGATATACGCAACATTCTCGATTTCGAACGGGATTATCCAGAGACGAAGGTCATCAAATTGGAGCAAAATTACCGTTCTACCGAAGTGATTTTAGAAGCGGCCAATGCCGTTATTGCCAACAATTCAAACCGCAAGCCGAAAGACCTCTGGACGGATATCGCCGGCGGTGAGCCTATCACCTGTTATGAGGCGGTAGATGAGAGGGATGAGGCGCGCTTTGTAGCGGAAAGCATTCAAAAGCATCGCAAAGATGAAAGCCTGCCCTATGGGGATATGGCGATTTTGTACCGTACCAATTCCCAGTCCCGCGCTCTTGAAGAAGGCCTGATGAAACATGCCATTCCGTATGTCATGGTGGGAAATGTAAAGTTCTATGACCGTAAAGAAATCAAGGATATTATCGCCTATTTGCGAGTGCTCTATAACCCCAACAGTTCGCAGGACTTGCTGCGCATTTTAAATGTGCCTAAACGCGGCATTGGCGATACGACGGTCTCTAAACTGACTGATTATGCAACCCGTTCCGGTATGACGCTCTTCGAGGTCATTTCCAATCCGGATCTGGAGACCGGCGTGTCTCCTCGGGCGCGCAAACATTTAGATGAGTTGGCAGGCTTGCTTTTTGATTTGATGGGCCGTACGCCGACGGTATGCACCTATGACTTGGTGAAAGCCGTTATGGAAGAGTCCGGCTATGTGGCGGAACTGCAGAAAGACGAAAAAGGCGAAGACCGGCTGGAAAATCTCCAGGAATTATTGACGGTGGCGCGGGATTTTGCGATTGGCGATATGGAAGACAACCTGGAAAACTTCCTTACTCGCGTAGCCTTGGTATCGGATGTGGATGACGCCGAATTGGGCGACGGGCGGGTTACGCTGATGACCCTTCATGCAGCGAAAGGCTTGGAATTCCCCGTAGCCTTTTTGACGGGGCTGGAAGAAGGCATTTTCCCGCATGCGCGGACGTTGATGAATGAAGCGGAAGTGGAAGAAGAACGGCGCATTTGCTATGTGGGCATCACGCGGGCGCAGAAAAAACTCTATGTGTCCCATGCCATGAGTCGCAATATCTACGGGCGCAGTACGCAATTTCCTCCGTCTCGGTTTTTACAGGAAATGCCGGAAAGCGGCCTGGATCACCAAAGCGGGCGGGCTCGCTTTGCAGCGGCTAAAGCGGCGTTACCGCCTCGGCCGGTGGTGCCTTTGCATCGCGGAGGTTCGTTGGGATTGGCGCCGCATACGCAGGCGCGCGACAGTGAAGCGACGCATGAAGTATGGCGGCCCGGGGATAAGGCGAAACATGGTAAATGGGGCGTAGGTACCGTTGTCAGCGTTAGCGGCAGCGGCGAGGATCAAACATTGAAAGTGGCTTTTGAGGGGCAAGGCATTAAGACCTTGGCTGTAAAATTCGCCCCGATCAGCAAAGCATAG
- the yedE gene encoding YedE family putative selenium transporter, which translates to MWILLTGLIFGLGAVLLVSQGNPGNYGFCAACHLRDIAGALGLHKAGTLQYARPEILGIILGAAVMAAFRGEHRVRGGSKPLIRFFLGMVMMIGALAFLGCPLRGILRLAGGDLNGLTGLAGFASGIGAGIWFLKRGYNLGRSHSLESSAWKPAGYATPLAAVVLAVLVFVGGAGVLAFSKSGPGSMHAPIVMSLVFGLLAGVAAQKTRMCLSGGIRDFILVKDTYLLKIYGVLFLAALAGNIAFGFFKLGFDAQPLAHTMHLWNFLGLMLVGLAATLAGGCPLRQLIQAGEGNLDAAACVLGMLAGAAVAHGLNTAGSPAGLAWNGQVAVVAGLVVTAAIGYLHCKEAV; encoded by the coding sequence GTGTGGATTTTACTGACAGGATTGATTTTTGGATTAGGGGCGGTACTGCTGGTGTCGCAAGGGAATCCAGGGAACTACGGCTTTTGCGCAGCTTGTCATTTGCGCGATATTGCCGGTGCATTAGGCTTACATAAGGCGGGGACGCTGCAGTACGCACGGCCTGAAATTCTGGGGATTATTTTAGGCGCTGCGGTTATGGCGGCTTTTCGCGGCGAACATCGTGTGCGCGGCGGTTCGAAACCGCTGATTCGCTTTTTCTTAGGCATGGTCATGATGATCGGAGCCTTGGCGTTTCTTGGCTGCCCCCTTCGGGGCATTCTGCGTTTAGCCGGCGGCGATTTGAACGGCTTAACCGGCTTGGCCGGATTTGCCAGCGGCATTGGCGCAGGCATTTGGTTTTTGAAACGGGGCTATAATTTGGGCCGCTCTCATTCGCTCGAGAGCAGTGCCTGGAAACCGGCTGGCTATGCGACTCCTTTGGCGGCTGTCGTGTTAGCAGTGCTTGTTTTTGTCGGCGGCGCTGGCGTATTGGCCTTTAGCAAAAGCGGCCCAGGGTCCATGCATGCCCCAATTGTGATGAGCTTGGTTTTTGGGTTGCTGGCTGGGGTGGCGGCGCAAAAAACGAGAATGTGTCTTTCCGGCGGGATTCGAGATTTCATTTTGGTGAAAGATACGTACTTGCTAAAAATTTATGGAGTGTTATTTTTAGCCGCCTTGGCGGGTAATATAGCTTTCGGCTTTTTTAAACTTGGTTTTGATGCGCAGCCGTTGGCGCATACCATGCATTTGTGGAATTTCTTGGGCTTGATGCTGGTTGGCTTGGCTGCTACGTTAGCGGGAGGCTGTCCGTTGCGGCAGTTGATTCAGGCTGGCGAGGGAAATCTGGACGCCGCTGCCTGCGTGCTGGGCATGCTGGCGGGAGCGGCAGTGGCGCATGGTTTGAATACGGCGGGAAGTCCGGCCGGGTTGGCTTGGAACGGGCAAGTTGCGGTAGTGGCTGGCCTCGTTGTCACGGCGGCCATCGGCTATTTGCATTGTAAAGAAGCGGTCTAA
- a CDS encoding FliG C-terminal domain-containing protein, with the protein METQCEKMSMAWAMTCFSAEEAAKWMGRLTLEVQTKWLLALDELSPEMLPEEIRESWQDFSSLRIFGQPVRQLGAVLMAMALRRGDSETLRLMDRLEELRPGIRSRMRSHVLFFEELQGMRDRDLQEVLRREGLHPSLLFGTSEELCAKLLRNVSRRAASDVANTLPPPEKREESVAVRQRKVAFAQVVLSLMESGDILGPAHVLTKEEGWQLLELRNEASGWLKTRSDEELASFLRDRLQWVDVAILLRLSSGAEAKLLQEVLDEASWNMLQELVEAETEATTSRGLDGLRRMCREIRRDAEKNEEE; encoded by the coding sequence ATGGAAACGCAATGTGAAAAAATGTCGATGGCGTGGGCTATGACTTGTTTTTCCGCTGAGGAAGCGGCGAAGTGGATGGGACGGCTTACGTTGGAAGTACAAACTAAGTGGCTGTTGGCCTTAGACGAGTTGTCTCCGGAAATGTTGCCGGAAGAGATCCGGGAGAGTTGGCAAGATTTTTCCTCGTTGCGCATATTTGGGCAACCGGTTCGGCAATTAGGGGCGGTATTGATGGCGATGGCCCTGCGCCGGGGAGACTCGGAAACATTGCGTCTCATGGACCGTTTAGAGGAACTTCGTCCGGGAATCCGCAGCCGCATGCGCTCGCATGTTTTGTTTTTTGAGGAACTTCAGGGGATGCGGGATCGCGATCTCCAAGAGGTACTGCGGCGTGAAGGTCTGCATCCGTCTCTTTTGTTTGGGACTAGCGAAGAATTGTGCGCGAAGCTGTTGCGCAATGTTTCCCGTCGGGCTGCCTCGGATGTGGCGAATACGCTGCCGCCGCCGGAAAAACGGGAAGAATCAGTGGCTGTGCGCCAGCGCAAGGTGGCATTTGCACAAGTTGTGTTGTCCTTAATGGAATCAGGCGATATTTTAGGTCCGGCTCATGTTTTAACCAAAGAGGAAGGCTGGCAGCTTTTGGAGTTGCGTAATGAAGCTTCCGGCTGGCTTAAAACTAGAAGCGATGAAGAATTGGCTTCGTTTTTACGAGATCGCCTGCAATGGGTGGATGTGGCGATCTTGTTGAGGTTAAGCAGCGGCGCGGAAGCCAAGCTGCTGCAAGAGGTGCTCGACGAAGCCTCTTGGAATATGCTGCAGGAATTGGTGGAAGCGGAAACCGAAGCAACCACTAGTAGAGGCTTAGACGGTCTGCGGCGCATGTGCCGGGAAATTCGGCGCGACGCAGAAAAGAACGAAGAAGAATAA